A genomic stretch from Cloacibacterium caeni includes:
- a CDS encoding alpha-2-macroglobulin family protein, with protein sequence MKKLTQIFILLFLIWNITPMKAQIYYDQQWKKISENYKKGTYKSNLPLILDIQKRAISEDNAIQLIKSLKAELSVTDLTEDDTQNDTASQFFKKLESFDQKLKGEQKLVFQVLLGDFFQDYYDENQWEINQRTNVNTGEKQDFSQIETWSKLDFKNYFAQHFSEISKQDAALQKITISKYAEIFDGVEDIAYFPSFFDYKSMQYIDYLQSNYYFTKNELKENQPKILGIYDALIAKNSGNAQLYFKHQKLNDDCAFTKCKNKQEQLISLYNSATEGDYKVLIAQEIISSLQGEQKFEEALSWIEKVKKAYPKSKFLENIKNQENQIKQPFVNIKFETSTLPNQPIHLVAEYKNTSQFSLNIYEVKSDYQGFLKYIYNSWNKDYFSQLKKTLVKKETFPLKNFKDYTTHKTSLEIAPLPSGIYVGEYLVDGNVQDHFYFIATNSRIIFKNKSDQQIFENELQLVLRNNGKILPKENLEFYEYVAQQNVEKSAGVTDAKAGFKIPENDKKRYYRYVLVRQPSTNDVNLLQVYGNQYDTSFNTRNEVEHAQIFLDRAIYRPGQTVYFKVIGTAFSSETNKEKVTPKVKLNITLKDTNGEEISTQTLTTNEFGSVNGSFTLPQGKLNGQFTIEVDNDDDNVTDYVIDGYKSFRVEEYKRPKFEVSFEPVKQEYQYGQTIELQGKAMMFSGVPLNNATVNYEIKKQNIRWRYFWWYPRGNDNENSILGEVKTNEKGEFTIKIDLKKDETLEGIQIDNYQINASVTDINGETQSDQTNLKVASVSHYISLSEANTSTPLSVTDYFTDENIKFKVETKNYNDQILKKSYTAKLSKLSPQERVFRTNFESEIQNASFFSKEVFVQKFPHDYFDKSEKENRVEKVIFEKTPDSKIIRMTSVNSELINQQGTATDFEIGKLPTGKYKLELFNIEGKDTIKTEKIFEVFDKAKLSENQKPFLKVIPVKSEYNRTEKAKFYVYSAIPDVLVNVYVQNGDGKTQFEQLPIKNGILIYEVPLPKDESIENLNVQFQMIAFNDVQTVSQDVKISSDKKPLKIELVTFRDKLQPNSKEKWTIKLSGEDKEKVTAEVLANMYDKSLDQFAVNTYSWQSLYSKPYWISQYGINESLVQKYYNKRLKYFDNLGVNRPDFDWFDGSIITDKLQGRTPGLQVSSAVPGANKEIKIRGMASMKAEAVTDSVKTKNIEEVVTVAYGRKKENLENIKVRQNLNETAFFYPNLMTDKNGNVSFEFTSPEALTQWKLMFLAHTKDAQVATLEKTVVTQKEFSVTPNYPRFLREGDELVFKSKLSNLTTSQLNGFAKLQILDAFTNEDITEKFGINQLNAAAGYNVEQSFTLNANGSTTVQWNVKVPNGVSSIIIKNVATSTSLSGQGKFSDGEQKAIAVLPNRMLVTDAVPVFVKEGQTKTFVLENLKNNSSKTATNVSNTLELTTNPIWEVIFALPSLKNDNNLSADVVFNKWFADVLASEIFKANPKLKTVFDEYQSKGLLNSNLEKNQELKQLLLEETPWVLDAKNETEQMQKLARLFDANNMRNSINEDWSELKKLQNPDGGFSWYAGYPSSYYNSLYILKNLGRINDWLKGNLADYQSSEQKEMVSQLVKFVDNEVSRYFDVKAVAERSRSNVWSNYALDYLDTRHYWEKEFPLKGNGKTMKDLVIAKAKKAEITDFTFFGLHRAALLFDAYNLKDVSKKLMTYLKETSVQSETQGVYWKHNLNDWGWYSSKTVNHAGALEAFNKLTTDQNFVEEMKIWLITQKEVSNWDTSRSTAEVIYTILNSGKSWTSAESDKATIIWGGKDLVNPYTKATGYLKSAVNSDKIDKNLATVTITKPGAGIVQGGLFWQYYEDLDKIKSSESYISITKELYKKVKTVNGEELQKITENTPLKIGDKVTVRMILNTDRNMEFIHLKDMRAAGFEPVDVLSGYQWKNNLGYYQVTKDASTNFYIEYMPKGKYVFEYDYICNAAGTFSNGITTMQNYYAPQMNAHTQGTKVSINE encoded by the coding sequence ATGAAAAAACTAACCCAAATCTTCATTTTACTATTCCTCATTTGGAATATAACTCCTATGAAAGCTCAAATATACTATGACCAACAATGGAAGAAAATTTCTGAAAACTATAAGAAAGGAACTTATAAATCTAATCTTCCGCTCATTTTAGACATTCAGAAACGTGCGATTTCAGAAGACAACGCGATTCAATTGATTAAATCTTTGAAAGCGGAATTAAGCGTGACAGACCTTACCGAAGATGATACTCAAAATGACACCGCTTCTCAATTTTTTAAAAAATTAGAATCTTTTGACCAAAAATTAAAAGGCGAACAAAAATTAGTTTTTCAAGTATTGTTGGGAGACTTTTTTCAAGATTATTACGATGAAAATCAATGGGAAATTAACCAAAGAACGAATGTAAATACTGGCGAAAAGCAAGATTTTTCTCAAATCGAAACATGGAGCAAATTAGATTTTAAAAATTATTTTGCCCAACATTTTTCTGAAATTTCTAAGCAAGATGCAGCGTTACAAAAAATTACGATTTCAAAATATGCAGAAATTTTTGATGGAGTAGAAGATATTGCTTATTTCCCTAGCTTCTTTGATTATAAATCAATGCAATATATTGATTATCTTCAAAGTAATTATTATTTTACTAAAAATGAACTGAAAGAAAATCAGCCTAAAATTTTAGGAATTTATGATGCGTTGATTGCTAAAAATTCAGGAAACGCACAATTGTACTTCAAACATCAAAAACTGAATGACGATTGTGCTTTTACCAAATGTAAAAACAAACAAGAGCAATTAATTTCTCTTTATAATTCAGCAACAGAAGGCGATTATAAAGTTTTAATCGCTCAAGAAATCATTTCCAGTCTTCAAGGAGAACAAAAATTTGAAGAAGCACTTTCTTGGATTGAAAAAGTGAAAAAAGCCTATCCAAAATCTAAATTTTTAGAAAACATCAAAAACCAGGAAAATCAAATCAAACAGCCTTTTGTTAATATAAAATTTGAAACGTCCACTTTGCCGAATCAACCGATTCATTTGGTTGCGGAATATAAAAATACTTCACAGTTTTCGCTCAATATTTATGAAGTGAAATCTGATTATCAAGGCTTTTTGAAGTATATTTATAATTCTTGGAACAAAGATTATTTTTCTCAACTCAAGAAAACTTTGGTAAAAAAAGAAACTTTTCCTTTGAAAAATTTCAAAGATTACACTACTCATAAAACGTCGCTGGAAATTGCGCCACTTCCTTCGGGTATTTACGTGGGAGAATATTTGGTAGATGGCAATGTTCAAGATCATTTTTACTTTATTGCTACCAATTCTAGAATTATTTTTAAGAATAAATCAGACCAACAAATTTTCGAAAACGAATTGCAATTGGTGCTCAGAAATAATGGGAAAATTTTACCAAAAGAAAACTTAGAGTTTTATGAATATGTTGCTCAACAAAATGTAGAAAAATCTGCGGGAGTTACAGATGCTAAAGCTGGTTTCAAAATTCCAGAAAATGATAAAAAACGCTATTATCGCTATGTTTTGGTGCGTCAACCTTCTACCAATGATGTGAATCTTTTGCAAGTCTATGGCAATCAGTATGATACCTCTTTTAACACTAGAAATGAAGTAGAACATGCGCAAATTTTCTTAGACAGAGCAATTTACAGACCTGGACAAACCGTTTATTTTAAAGTGATTGGAACCGCTTTTAGCAGTGAAACCAATAAAGAAAAAGTAACACCAAAAGTGAAGTTGAATATCACTTTGAAAGATACAAATGGTGAAGAAATTTCTACGCAAACTTTAACGACCAATGAATTTGGTTCTGTGAACGGAAGTTTTACGCTTCCGCAAGGAAAACTGAACGGACAATTTACAATAGAAGTAGATAATGACGACGATAATGTGACGGATTACGTAATTGATGGCTATAAAAGTTTCCGAGTAGAGGAATATAAACGTCCGAAATTTGAAGTGAGTTTTGAACCGGTAAAACAAGAATATCAATATGGACAAACCATAGAATTGCAAGGAAAAGCGATGATGTTTTCGGGAGTTCCGCTCAATAATGCTACCGTAAATTATGAAATCAAAAAACAGAATATTCGTTGGAGATATTTCTGGTGGTATCCTCGTGGAAATGATAACGAAAACTCAATTCTTGGCGAAGTAAAAACCAATGAAAAAGGTGAATTTACCATAAAAATTGACCTCAAAAAAGATGAAACTTTAGAAGGAATTCAGATTGATAATTATCAAATCAATGCTTCTGTAACCGATATTAACGGAGAAACACAATCTGACCAAACCAATCTAAAAGTGGCTTCGGTTTCGCATTATATTTCACTTTCAGAAGCGAACACTTCGACTCCGCTCAGTGTGACAGATTATTTTACAGACGAAAATATAAAATTTAAAGTTGAAACTAAAAATTACAATGACCAGATTTTAAAGAAAAGTTACACTGCAAAATTGTCAAAATTATCACCTCAAGAAAGAGTTTTCAGAACCAATTTTGAAAGTGAAATTCAGAATGCCTCTTTCTTTAGTAAAGAAGTTTTTGTGCAAAAATTCCCACATGATTATTTTGATAAATCGGAGAAAGAAAATAGAGTAGAAAAAGTAATTTTTGAAAAAACTCCAGATTCTAAAATTATTAGAATGACAAGTGTTAATTCTGAACTAATTAATCAGCAAGGAACTGCAACTGACTTTGAAATAGGAAAACTTCCGACTGGAAAATATAAACTAGAACTCTTTAACATCGAAGGAAAAGATACCATCAAAACGGAGAAAATTTTTGAAGTTTTTGATAAAGCTAAACTTTCTGAAAATCAAAAGCCTTTCTTAAAAGTAATTCCGGTAAAATCTGAATACAATAGAACTGAAAAGGCGAAATTCTACGTTTATTCAGCCATTCCAGATGTTTTGGTCAATGTATATGTTCAAAACGGTGATGGGAAAACACAGTTTGAGCAATTACCGATTAAAAACGGAATTTTAATTTACGAAGTTCCACTTCCGAAAGATGAAAGCATAGAAAATCTGAATGTTCAGTTTCAAATGATTGCTTTCAATGATGTGCAAACTGTTTCGCAAGATGTGAAAATTTCTTCGGATAAAAAGCCTTTGAAAATAGAATTGGTAACATTTAGAGATAAATTACAACCGAATTCCAAAGAAAAATGGACGATAAAACTTTCCGGTGAAGACAAAGAAAAAGTAACCGCCGAAGTTTTGGCAAATATGTATGATAAATCTTTAGACCAATTTGCGGTAAATACTTATTCTTGGCAAAGTCTTTACAGCAAACCTTACTGGATTTCTCAATACGGCATCAATGAAAGTTTAGTTCAAAAATATTATAATAAAAGACTGAAATATTTTGATAATTTAGGTGTGAATAGACCTGATTTTGATTGGTTTGATGGTTCAATAATAACCGATAAATTGCAAGGAAGAACTCCTGGACTTCAGGTTTCTTCAGCGGTTCCTGGTGCAAATAAAGAAATAAAAATTAGAGGAATGGCTTCAATGAAGGCAGAAGCTGTAACAGATTCCGTAAAAACTAAGAATATTGAAGAAGTAGTAACAGTAGCATATGGAAGGAAAAAAGAAAATTTAGAAAATATAAAAGTTCGTCAGAATCTGAACGAAACCGCATTTTTCTATCCAAATTTAATGACGGATAAAAACGGAAATGTATCGTTTGAATTTACATCTCCAGAAGCGCTTACACAATGGAAATTGATGTTTCTAGCTCATACCAAAGATGCGCAAGTTGCCACTTTAGAAAAAACGGTGGTTACACAAAAAGAATTTTCGGTAACACCGAATTATCCTAGATTTTTGAGAGAAGGCGATGAATTGGTTTTCAAATCTAAATTGAGCAATTTAACGACTTCGCAACTCAACGGTTTTGCGAAATTGCAAATATTAGACGCTTTCACCAATGAAGATATTACTGAAAAATTTGGAATTAACCAGTTAAATGCAGCTGCTGGTTACAACGTAGAACAATCATTTACACTCAATGCAAATGGAAGCACAACCGTTCAATGGAATGTAAAAGTTCCGAATGGTGTTTCTTCTATCATCATTAAAAACGTAGCCACTTCGACTTCGCTCAGTGGACAAGGAAAATTTTCGGATGGCGAACAAAAAGCAATCGCGGTTCTTCCAAACAGAATGTTGGTAACAGATGCCGTTCCGGTTTTTGTGAAAGAAGGTCAAACCAAGACTTTTGTTTTAGAAAATCTGAAAAATAATTCGTCTAAAACAGCAACGAATGTTTCAAACACTTTAGAATTGACGACCAATCCAATTTGGGAAGTGATTTTTGCGTTGCCAAGTCTTAAAAATGATAATAATCTTTCTGCTGATGTGGTTTTCAATAAATGGTTTGCCGATGTTTTGGCGTCTGAAATTTTCAAAGCCAATCCAAAACTGAAAACCGTTTTTGATGAATATCAATCTAAAGGTTTATTAAATTCAAATCTCGAGAAAAACCAAGAATTGAAACAGTTGTTGTTGGAAGAAACACCTTGGGTTTTAGATGCTAAAAACGAAACCGAACAAATGCAGAAACTGGCTCGTTTATTTGATGCCAATAATATGCGAAATTCCATCAATGAGGATTGGAGCGAACTGAAAAAACTGCAAAATCCTGATGGAGGTTTCTCTTGGTACGCTGGTTACCCAAGTTCTTACTACAACTCGCTTTATATTTTGAAAAATTTAGGCAGAATTAATGATTGGTTAAAGGGAAATTTGGCAGATTATCAATCTTCGGAACAAAAAGAAATGGTTTCTCAATTGGTGAAATTTGTGGATAATGAAGTGAGCAGATATTTCGATGTAAAGGCGGTTGCTGAGCGTAGTCGAAGCAATGTTTGGAGTAATTATGCGCTGGATTATCTGGACACTCGTCATTATTGGGAAAAAGAATTTCCGTTAAAAGGAAACGGTAAAACAATGAAAGATTTAGTGATTGCAAAAGCGAAGAAAGCAGAAATTACAGACTTTACTTTCTTTGGTTTACACAGAGCAGCGTTGCTTTTTGATGCTTACAATTTGAAAGACGTTTCTAAAAAATTGATGACTTATCTTAAAGAAACTTCCGTGCAAAGCGAAACGCAAGGGGTGTATTGGAAACATAATCTCAACGATTGGGGTTGGTATTCTTCTAAAACCGTAAATCACGCTGGTGCTTTGGAAGCTTTCAATAAATTGACTACCGACCAAAATTTTGTAGAAGAAATGAAAATTTGGCTCATCACACAGAAAGAAGTTTCCAATTGGGATACTTCCAGAAGTACCGCCGAAGTGATTTACACAATTCTAAATTCTGGGAAATCATGGACTTCTGCGGAATCTGATAAAGCCACGATAATTTGGGGAGGAAAAGATTTGGTAAATCCTTACACAAAAGCAACGGGTTATTTGAAATCAGCTGTGAATTCAGATAAAATTGATAAAAATTTAGCCACAGTAACCATTACAAAACCAGGAGCTGGAATTGTACAAGGTGGTTTATTCTGGCAATATTATGAGGATCTAGACAAAATTAAATCTTCTGAAAGTTATATTTCCATCACCAAAGAATTGTACAAAAAAGTGAAAACCGTAAACGGTGAAGAATTGCAAAAAATTACAGAAAATACACCTTTAAAAATCGGCGATAAAGTTACGGTAAGAATGATTCTGAACACCGATAGAAATATGGAATTTATTCATCTGAAAGATATGAGAGCGGCAGGTTTTGAACCAGTTGACGTACTTTCTGGCTATCAATGGAAGAATAATTTGGGTTATTATCAAGTTACTAAAGATGCTTCTACCAATTTCTACATCGAATACATGCCGAAAGGAAAATACGTTTTCGAGTATGATTATATTTGTAATGCAGCGGGAACGTTCAGTAACGGAATTACTACGATGCAAAACTATTACGCACCACAAATGAACGCTCATACACAAGGAACGAAG
- a CDS encoding four helix bundle protein yields the protein MSYRNLDIYKISFELFIKTHKTSFLLPKHELYELGSQLRRSADSVITNIVEGYGRSIYKKEYERFLVFTHSSCDETINHLEKIILLYPEINSEFKILRDEYDLLGGKINNYLKWVKLNWNKGKEEN from the coding sequence ATGAGTTATAGAAATTTAGACATTTATAAAATAAGTTTTGAGTTATTTATTAAAACACATAAAACTTCATTTTTACTTCCAAAACATGAATTGTATGAATTAGGAAGCCAATTAAGACGTTCCGCAGATTCTGTAATAACCAATATTGTAGAAGGTTATGGGAGGAGTATTTATAAAAAAGAATATGAAAGATTTTTAGTTTTCACACATTCAAGTTGTGACGAAACCATTAATCATCTAGAAAAAATTATTTTGCTTTATCCTGAAATTAATTCGGAATTTAAAATACTAAGAGATGAATATGACTTACTTGGTGGAAAAATAAATAATTATTTAAAGTGGGTAAAACTCAATTGGAATAAAGGAAAAGAAGAGAATTGA
- the recF gene encoding DNA replication/repair protein RecF (All proteins in this family for which functions are known are DNA-binding proteins that assist the filamentation of RecA onto DNA for the initiation of recombination or recombinational repair.), with amino-acid sequence MIIKNLKIFNFKNHSEKSFDFSPEINCFVGNNGAGKTNILDALHYLSMAKSFLGNLDAQNILHESDFFAIEAEIQGEEKNDIIKVQLPKEGKKIIKKNDKTYERIADHIGFLPSVMISPYDANLISDGSESRRKFLDAMISQTDSDYLFALIQYQKTLQQRNALLKYFAKNRTFDLDSLEIYNEPLTKFGTQIFEKRQRFVASILPTIQHFYEIISKGNEKVTVIYESNLNEQNFEEILSENLEKDRVLTYTSRGIHKDDLRFEMNGNLIKKFGSQGQQKSFLIALKLAQIKRIKDITNKNPILLLDDIFDKLDDNRVSQLIELVNQQNFGQIFITDTHRERTESVVKRINEESKIFQI; translated from the coding sequence ATGATCATCAAAAATCTGAAAATATTCAATTTCAAAAATCACAGTGAAAAATCATTCGATTTTTCGCCAGAAATCAATTGCTTCGTGGGAAATAACGGCGCTGGAAAAACCAATATTCTGGATGCGCTTCATTATCTTTCGATGGCAAAAAGTTTTCTGGGAAATCTTGATGCTCAAAACATTTTACACGAAAGCGATTTTTTTGCGATAGAAGCAGAAATTCAAGGAGAAGAAAAAAATGACATCATCAAAGTGCAATTGCCCAAAGAAGGGAAAAAAATCATTAAAAAAAATGATAAAACCTACGAAAGAATTGCCGACCACATTGGATTTTTACCAAGCGTGATGATTTCTCCTTACGATGCGAACCTCATTTCTGATGGCAGCGAAAGCAGAAGAAAGTTTCTAGATGCCATGATTTCTCAGACCGATTCTGATTATCTTTTTGCGCTGATTCAATACCAAAAAACGCTTCAACAAAGAAATGCATTGCTCAAATACTTTGCTAAAAACAGAACTTTCGACCTCGATTCTCTAGAAATATACAACGAACCTTTAACCAAATTTGGAACTCAAATTTTTGAAAAAAGACAGCGATTTGTAGCGTCTATTTTGCCTACAATTCAACATTTCTATGAGATTATTTCAAAAGGAAACGAAAAAGTTACCGTGATTTATGAAAGTAATTTGAATGAACAAAATTTCGAAGAAATCTTAAGCGAAAACCTCGAAAAAGACAGAGTTCTCACTTATACTTCACGAGGAATTCATAAAGATGATTTACGCTTCGAAATGAATGGAAATTTGATTAAAAAATTCGGAAGTCAAGGTCAACAAAAATCTTTCCTCATTGCTCTGAAATTGGCTCAAATAAAAAGGATTAAAGACATCACGAACAAAAATCCTATTCTTCTTTTGGATGATATTTTTGACAAATTAGATGACAATAGAGTTTCTCAGTTGATAGAATTGGTGAACCAACAGAATTTCGGACAGATTTTCATAACAGATACACACAGAGAACGTACAGAATCTGTGGTGAAAAGGATTAATGAAGAAAGTAAGATTTTTCAAATCTGA
- a CDS encoding UbiA prenyltransferase family protein — protein sequence MNVINLLKNILLKSQIYVSLCATLLGVFILQEQESYQNTLAFVLFLTFWNGYFFTVYHRRKFAKIWNILGFVLISSILLKYFELNFYLKWLIVLILGFIYNADFLNINLRQFSLVKTFYVGFIWALSLVWFPLKEMNWAWFFIIFFYTSAITFPFEIRDLKRDDFTTLPMKIGIQNTKYLSYIFLCLSSVLTIYFLKFEFAISLFLTFTFASILIYFSHQKREDWYYSFLMESLSVMPFLILVLLK from the coding sequence ATGAACGTTATAAATTTACTAAAAAATATTCTACTAAAATCGCAGATTTATGTTTCTCTGTGCGCAACGCTATTAGGCGTTTTCATCTTGCAAGAGCAAGAATCTTACCAAAATACTTTAGCATTCGTCCTTTTCCTTACGTTTTGGAATGGATATTTTTTTACCGTTTATCATAGAAGAAAATTTGCAAAAATTTGGAATATTTTAGGATTTGTTCTTATCAGTTCCATTCTTTTGAAATATTTTGAACTGAATTTTTACTTGAAATGGCTGATTGTTTTAATTCTTGGTTTTATTTACAACGCAGATTTTTTGAACATTAATCTTCGACAATTTTCTTTGGTCAAAACTTTTTATGTGGGATTTATTTGGGCGCTGAGTTTGGTTTGGTTTCCTCTGAAAGAGATGAATTGGGCGTGGTTTTTTATTATTTTCTTCTATACTTCTGCCATTACTTTCCCATTCGAAATTAGAGATTTAAAACGAGATGATTTCACAACTTTACCTATGAAAATTGGCATTCAAAACACCAAATATTTGAGTTATATTTTTTTATGTTTGAGTTCAGTTTTGACAATATATTTTCTGAAATTTGAATTTGCAATTTCGCTGTTCTTAACCTTTACCTTTGCCTCTATCTTAATTTATTTTTCTCATCAAAAACGTGAAGATTGGTATTATTCTTTTTTAATGGAAAGTTTAAGCGTAATGCCGTTTTTAATTCTCGTTTTATTGAAGTAA